GTCTATTTTACCTGCCCTGTGCTTGAGCACTGCTGACTTGAAGTCCTCAAATATCTCATCCACCATGGATTGAATTATCTTTTTTTCCTCATCAGTCATGGGTCTTGTGCTGTCGCCAATATCCTTGAACCTGCCTGATTTCACGATAGTCGTGTTCACGCCTATTTTTTCAAAAAGCGGGCTCAAGTCGGTAAATGTCGCCCTGACTCCAATGCTTCCTGTAAGGGCCGCAGGCTCTGAGACAATGTAGTCAGTAGCTGCCCCGACATAATACCCGCCAGAGGCCGCCACTTCCCTAAAGTATGCCACTTTAGGCTTTTTGCTTGCCTCAAGCGCATCATAAATTTCCCTTGTCGCTACAACCGAGCCGCCTGGGGAATCAACCACAAGCAAAATTGCCTTGACATCGTCCCGACTGTCGGCCTGTGCAATCCTGCTTGCAATTGTTGAGGAGCCTGCAACCCCCTGACTAAATAGCCCGGGGCTTATGTCATCAGAAATTATCTCCCCGCGAATGTCAACAACGCCAATGCAGCCAGAGTCAAAAAGCCCCTTGGAAAATCCTTCCTTCTTTCCGCCTATTCCATCTCCTATTCCGGAAAGTATCATGAACCCAAGAATTGCCCCAACTGAAATCACAAGCCCAAAAATTACAAGCAAGACAAGCCTATAGTCTTTTTTTTCTTTTGTCGCCTGCTGGTTGCTTGCGCCTGCCCCTGTTGCCAGGTCAAGCCCATGGCGTCTATTCGCCTTTTTATCCATAGGAACCACGTTTCCCACCCGCCTTAGGCTAACCTTTTGGTTTCGCAACAAATTTAAAGCAATAATCTGTTATTTAGTAATGCAAGAATTTTCAAACCTGATAATGGGCATTTTGCTTTTCATCATGCCCGCCTATTTTGCAAACTCAGTGCCTGTCGTATTGGGGTTTGGGGCGCCAATTGACTTTGGACGGAATTTCGTTGACGGAAAGCGGCTGTTTGGGGATGGAAAGACGATTAGGGGATTTGTGGCAGGCATACTTGCAGGTACTTTAATCGGGCTTCTCCAGGCCGTCTTTCTTCCTGAAACACAGTTTGCCCTCTACAATAATGCGCAAGGCCATGCCCTCGCAGGCTTTCTTCTCTCAAGCGGCACAATGCTTGGGGATTTGGCAGGCAGCTTTTTCAAGCGCAGGCTTGGCTACAAGAGAGGCCAGCCTTCGTTTTTGCTTGACCAGCTCTTTTTCCTGCTTGTTGCCCTGGCGCTGGTCTTTCCATTTGCGCCAAAGTTTGTGCTTGACGCGCCAAACCTGGCATTCCTTTTTGCTTTCACCTACTTTATGCATGTGGCAAGCAATTATGCTGCAAACAGGCTTGGTCTAAAAAAAGTTCCCTGGTAATTAATTTCACAATAAAGAGTCTGCCTGCGATGCTCCGGCTTACTCAATAAGACTGTACGGTCCTTTGCTACTTTCTTTTTCTCCGTTTGAGCTGCTCAAGCTTCTCTATCGCCCGCTTTAGCGCCTCTTTCCTGTTTGCCTTGGAAGGGCTTGACTTTTCGGGCTTATCAGCTTTTTTCACCTTCGCAAGCTTCCTTGCCTGTGCGGCCTTTCCAACCTTTGCGGCAGAGGCGCCTGGAATTATGGTATATGTGATTGGCTGGTCTTCCTCCTGCCCTTCATCTTCATCAGAATAATCGGTCTTGGCTTGAATTCCGTCCAAATCCTCGTCTTCCCTCTGCCCTCCTTGCCCAGGTTCATCTGCAGCCTTTTCGTCCTCTTCAAGCTCCGCTTCGCTTTCCCTGGCCTCAAGCTTGCCGCCCTGTTCGCTTTTATCCGGGCTTACTTGCTCAATCGACGCGGATTCCTCGCCTTCGAATTCAGTTTCCCCAACAGGCTCAGGCTCGCTTTGCTCCCGCAGTTGCCTCTCCATCTTCCTTAGCCTCTGTGCAACCAAGGCTCTTGACTGCTCAAGCTTTTGCGCATCCAGCGTTTCAGCTTGCTGCAGGCTTTTCTGCAAATCAACTTTGCCCTCTCCCAATCCGGATTCCTCGTAAACTGAAGCTGATTCAACCAAACCTGCCGATGCATTGGCCTGGGCCGAAAACAATTTGCCTTCGTCTATGACAAGCTCGCTATTGTCCGCAGGCCCGTGTTCCCCATCCATGGCCTCGTACTGCTCTTCAGGCCTTTTCCTTGAGTTTGCAAAATAGGTAATTGCCGCAAAAAGCACCACGGAAGCCAGTATCAGCAGCCCTATATACGGCGCATATCCGAGAAGCAGGCCCTGCAAATCCTTGTCAGCCTGCGTGGATGATGAAATTGCCGGGACTGAAGGCCCAGCCACTTCAATTTTTCTTTGGCCTTCAATTTCAAAGTCGGGCAAGTCAACAAAATAAGTGCCGGTTTTTTGCGGCACAAACCAGGCTTCGCCCCTGTCATCGGAAATAAGCCCAAGCTTTAAGCCAGCCGGGCCAAGCACTGCCACTTGCTGCTGCCTTATCGGCGCACCCTGCCAGTCATTGATGGAAAACCTTGTCTCCTTGCCGACAACCGCGTTTTTTATGCCTGAAAGCTTTGCAAGTTTTTTCTCATAGGTTACGGCAGGCCTTTCAAATAACGCAAGCTGCTTGTCTGAAAGCCTGCCTTCAATCATCATAATTATTTCTACCTGTTTTGAGCCGTCAAGCTGCTGTGTTACCCAAATGGGCTTGCCATTCACCATATCCGGGGCAGGAGTGTATGAAAACTTGTATTCGCCCAAAAGCGATGGCATCTGGTCTGAAACCGAAACCTTGAATCTGGGCTTTGGATTGGTGTTTTTTACGGTAAGCCTTGATATGGTGGTATAATCGTAGTCAACGGCCCCTGTAATAAGGCTGATTTTTTGCCTTGACTCATATTCAATGGCCCTTTTGACCTCAATCCCGTCTTTGGAGTCATAGAAAAAGTCGGTTCTGGCAAACATGGCGCCTGCCAGTACCAAAAGCGCAACAAATGCAAACAGACAAATTGCTGTTTTTGCCCTCATCAATAACGCCATCCTGCTACTCTATTTCCTGCTCTTTATTTTGCCAGCCAGAATATATAAATATTTGTTTTTAATGGTAAACCATGAACATTGCTTTTTTGCCAATATCTAAGTTATTAAGATGACGTATCATTCCATTTGGCCACTGCCAAAAACGTTGCCAAAATTTCCGCCAATCCCCATGGCCCTATCTTATTATCACAAGCTTTGAGCGCGGCCCTAGAAGCAGGCACTCCTCCCCTGTCAGCTGGTTTTTTTCGAAGCTGCAGCCAGAGAACTTTAGCCTGTCCCCAACCTCAATCCCGTTCCCCTTTGCCTCCTGGACATATGCGATGCACTGCCCTGTCGAATCCTTCAGGGAAATCCGGTATACAAAAGTGCTCTTTTTTCCCTTTTTTATCTCGACTTTTTCAATGCCGCTGACATCAAGCTCCTCGGTTGCAATCTTTTCCATGCCCTCCTTTAGCTCTCCTGCCCTTTTTGGCGAATTTGCTCCAAGCAGCTGCTTTGCCGCAGCAAAGGCAGACCTCACTTCCATATTGATTTTTTGAAGCAGCCTCTTTTCCTCGCTTTTCAAATCCTTTTCTGTTATGCCTGGCTTTTTTGCAAGTGCCAGGACAGTTGTTGCAATTGCCCCGGGCTTCATATCTGGCTGACTTGGCGCTTCAAGGCCCGATGTTGCCTGCACCTGCTTTGCCGAATCTTGCGGCAATTTTTTTTCATCTTCTGCCTTTGCCGCAGCCTTATCCGCCTCTAATGGCTCAATATGGGCCTCATCTTCACTGACTTCCTGCCCAGCAAAATGCGCTTTTGTTTCTTGTTTCTCATGCCCGTGCATGCCTGGCTGAGGCTTTGTTTGCAAGACTCCTTCGCCAATCGTCTCAATTTCATCTGGCTCGGGCTTTTGCGATTGTCCGGAATGGGAAATCATCGGTATTCCGGAAAGACTTTCCTGCGGTTTGCCTGCAGAACTTGATGAATCCGTTCCCTTTCCATCCACAAACAGCTTTTCTATGCTGCCAGACATGTGGCTTTTCCCTTTTTGGGAAAACAGTTTTTCAATTGAAGGCATGAGTTTTTTTCTCACGCTTTCCGGATTTGGGTCCTCGTCTTTTTTCTGCAAAAACAGCTGCTCCAGCTTTGAGGCCTCCGAGTCCCCTTCTATTTTTGCAAGCTCGAGTTTTGCTGTCTGCTTGACGCTCTCGTTCTTGTCGGCGCAAAGCTCAATAAGGCCGAAAACTGCCGTAGGGTCATTGCTTCTTTTTGAAAGCTCATAGACCACGCGAATCCTTATTTTTGGGTTTTCGTCAAATGAGAGTGAAATGAGTTTTTCAGTGCTGTAGGATGAAAAATCGTCACCCCTCACATCAAGCTTTGTCTGTGAAATATCAGCTGCCACTGCACCGGAAACTTGCGCCGGTAACTGCTTTTTGCCCCCCTTTAGCCTTGCCATTCAACTCCCTTTTGCGCTTTTGCCTGGGAATCAATATAAAATAGCACCCCTTACTTGCAGTTTTATAAACAGGGCAAATTATAGCATCTCCAATATGGCGACAAAAAACGGGCAGGGGCAGGCCATTAAAAAGATCCAGGGCCTTGTTGACCCAGGGCACAAAACCATTGTGCCGATTAAAGGCGACCTTGTGCCAAAGCATGGGCACATCAAGGCAAGCGTTGTCATACCAGCTTTCATGGAAGAGAAAAACATCGCCTCAACCCTGCAGTCATTGTCAGGGCAGAAGGTTTCTTTCAACTTTGAAGTAATTGTATCTGACGCCTCCAGTACTGACAAGACGGTAAAAATTGCAAAGTCCCGGGGGGCCAAGGTCTTGATTAGCCCAAAAACCACAATCGGTGTTGGTAGGGCCATCGGGCTGCTTGCGGCCAAAGGCGAGATACTTGTCTTTACAAGCGCAGACACGGTTTTTGAGCAAGGATGGCTGCAAAACATCGTGGCCCCATTTGAAAATCCGGGCGTTGCCGCAGTTCTTGGCCGCTTTAGGCCAAAAGAGGGCACGGTTTTTGAAAATTTCTTTTGCGACTGCCTGCTTTTCCCTGCGGCAAAACTCCTTGCATATCTGCACATGTATTATGCAAACGGGGATGCGATGGCAATAAGAAAAAGCGTCTATACCTATATTGGGGGGATTAACAGGGAGCTTGTGACTGCCGAGGACACGGACATTGCAATGCGGGCGTCAAGGATTGGCAGGGTCGTGTTTTGCGATTCGGCAAGGGCCATAATATCCATGCGCCGGATTAGAAAGTGGGGCTACCCGCGCTTTATCCTTTTCCACACGGCAAATTTTTTCATGACAACACTGTTCAACAAGCCGTTTGGAAAGTATGAGGCAATACGGGATTGAATTGAATAAAGAGAAGGATTTGAAAAGAGCCAAGCTGATAGTGTCAGTGATTGCATTTTCGTGTTGCAATTTGGAGAGGGTTTTTAAACATTTTTTTTGACAAAGCATAGCCCAAGGAAATTGGGTTGAGTGGGTGGGCGATGGAGCCTTCGGGTGTACCATCCCCAACCTTACATTAACTTTTCTGCTTTTCATGCCTGAATGCATCCAATCCCACTTCTTTAGAATCATTTGGAAAATGCACATGGGGTGAAACCCACTGCTAAGGCTTCGGGTAGACAAACGTTTGCGAATCATTCCCCAACATTCCTGCAAATGACTGCTTTCTGTGGGTAGTTTTATAAACAGTTAAAGCAAAACTAAGATTGATGCTTTGAAGAAAAAACCGGAGTCGCATCACTCTAAAAAAGGAGTCGTGTTATTCAAAAAAGAA
The sequence above is drawn from the Candidatus Parvarchaeota archaeon genome and encodes:
- the sppA gene encoding signal peptide peptidase SppA; its protein translation is MDKKANRRHGLDLATGAGASNQQATKEKKDYRLVLLVIFGLVISVGAILGFMILSGIGDGIGGKKEGFSKGLFDSGCIGVVDIRGEIISDDISPGLFSQGVAGSSTIASRIAQADSRDDVKAILLVVDSPGGSVVATREIYDALEASKKPKVAYFREVAASGGYYVGAATDYIVSEPAALTGSIGVRATFTDLSPLFEKIGVNTTIVKSGRFKDIGDSTRPMTDEEKKIIQSMVDEIFEDFKSAVLKHRAGKID
- a CDS encoding CDP-2,3-bis-(O-geranylgeranyl)-sn-glycerol synthase; this encodes MGILLFIMPAYFANSVPVVLGFGAPIDFGRNFVDGKRLFGDGKTIRGFVAGILAGTLIGLLQAVFLPETQFALYNNAQGHALAGFLLSSGTMLGDLAGSFFKRRLGYKRGQPSFLLDQLFFLLVALALVFPFAPKFVLDAPNLAFLFAFTYFMHVASNYAANRLGLKKVPW
- a CDS encoding glycosyltransferase, whose amino-acid sequence is MATKNGQGQAIKKIQGLVDPGHKTIVPIKGDLVPKHGHIKASVVIPAFMEEKNIASTLQSLSGQKVSFNFEVIVSDASSTDKTVKIAKSRGAKVLISPKTTIGVGRAIGLLAAKGEILVFTSADTVFEQGWLQNIVAPFENPGVAAVLGRFRPKEGTVFENFFCDCLLFPAAKLLAYLHMYYANGDAMAIRKSVYTYIGGINRELVTAEDTDIAMRASRIGRVVFCDSARAIISMRRIRKWGYPRFILFHTANFFMTTLFNKPFGKYEAIRD
- a CDS encoding HEAT repeat domain-containing protein, translated to MARLKGGKKQLPAQVSGAVAADISQTKLDVRGDDFSSYSTEKLISLSFDENPKIRIRVVYELSKRSNDPTAVFGLIELCADKNESVKQTAKLELAKIEGDSEASKLEQLFLQKKDEDPNPESVRKKLMPSIEKLFSQKGKSHMSGSIEKLFVDGKGTDSSSSAGKPQESLSGIPMISHSGQSQKPEPDEIETIGEGVLQTKPQPGMHGHEKQETKAHFAGQEVSEDEAHIEPLEADKAAAKAEDEKKLPQDSAKQVQATSGLEAPSQPDMKPGAIATTVLALAKKPGITEKDLKSEEKRLLQKINMEVRSAFAAAKQLLGANSPKRAGELKEGMEKIATEELDVSGIEKVEIKKGKKSTFVYRISLKDSTGQCIAYVQEAKGNGIEVGDRLKFSGCSFEKNQLTGEECLLLGPRSKLVIIR